One Spinacia oleracea cultivar Varoflay chromosome 4, BTI_SOV_V1, whole genome shotgun sequence DNA segment encodes these proteins:
- the LOC110785962 gene encoding uncharacterized protein, which translates to MTSSGNIPIDGTRNDNDVNDGNGNHKSALALEGMQERIEELRKDPIFGDTPGETSDNRMDLMRLIMSELLQGNRQKPRSEQEECSNMFKKFASHKPPTYDGKPDPTEFEEWISDMEKLFDATQCLEKWKVNYAVFYLKGQANLWWKSVKGIQNEPGFGWEKLTEAMREQFYPYSLQLQMESEFIKLSQGKKNVLEYAVKFNELARFAPDLVTTNRQRMNRFEGGLNIEIRDRLSSSRISTFQELYDRAINVERIIKLREETYGKRKGSFEENQPNNKKQNVNVGYQGGNNGNQNFNKNRGCAKCGRWNHTEKECRIGTRDCFKCGSKDHQIKDCPQIHREQGDRRNDENKGNGGTTNFNRNPPRGPTSNGRVFLMQGKDDDANDNDDFASME; encoded by the coding sequence ATGACTTCAAGCGGAAATATTCCTATTGACGGCACTAGAAACGATAACGATGTTAACGATGGCAATGGTAATCACAAATCTGCATTAGCGCTGGAAGGAATGcaagaaagaattgaagaattgcGCAAGGATCCCATTTTCGGGGACACTCCAGGAGAAACAAGCGATAATCGAATGGATTTAATGAGATTGATAATGTCGGAACTTCTGCAAGGAAATCGTCAAAAGCCAAGGTCAGAGCAAGAAGAATGCTCCAACATGTTCAAGAAGTTCGCTTCTCATAAACCCCCTACTTATGATGGCAAGCCAGACCCTACTGAATTTGAAGAATGGATTAGCGATATGGAGAAGTTATTTGACGCAACTCAATGCCTCGAGAAATGGAAGGTCAACTACGCCGTCTTTTACTTGAAAGGACAAGCCAACCTGTGGTGGAAAAGTGTTAAAGGAATCCAAAATGAGCCTGGTTTTGGTTGGGAAAAACTGACGGAAGCTATGCGGGAACAATTTTATCCCTATTCTCTGCAACTACAAATGGAATCGGAATTTATCAAATTGAGTCAAGGAAAGAAGAATGTTCTGGAATATGCAGTGAAATTCAATGAGCTTGCTCGATTTGCCCCTGACCTGGTGACTACTAATAGGCAAAGGATGAATCGATTTGAAGGAGGATTAAACATTGAGATCCGTGATCGTCTTTCGAGTTCTAGAATTTCCACTTTCCAAGAGTTGTACGATCGAGCAATTAACGTCGAAAGAATTATCAAGCTTCGAGAAGAAACATATGGAAAACGAAAAGGAAGCTTCGAAGAAAATCAACCGAACAATAAGAAACAAAATGTCAATGTCGGCTATCAAGGAGGGAATAACGGAAACCAAAACTTCAACAAGAATCGTGGATGCGCCAAGTGTGGAAGATGGAACCATACAGAGAAAGAATGTCGAATTGGTACGCGAGATTGTTTCAAATGTGGTAGCAAAGATCACCAAATCAAAGATTGTCCGCAAATACATCGAGAGCAAGGTGATAGGAGAAACGATGAAAACAAAGGAAATGGTGGCACTACAAATTTCAACCGTAATCCCCCACGTGGACCAACATCGAATGGACGAGTGTTTTTAATGCAAGGAAAAGACGATGATGCAAATGACAATGACGACTTCGCTAGTATGGAATGA